The following proteins are encoded in a genomic region of Catharus ustulatus isolate bCatUst1 chromosome 4, bCatUst1.pri.v2, whole genome shotgun sequence:
- the LGALS1 gene encoding galectin-1, which produces MSCGPVCTNLGLKPGQRLTVKGKIAPNAKSFVMNLGKDATLLGLHFNPRFDAHGDVNTIVCNSKKVEEWGAEHREAVFPFQKGGTAEITFGVNQNDVTVHLPGHQFTFPNRLNLTVFDYFDTQGDFTLQSLSWE; this is translated from the exons GGACCAGTGTGCACCAACTTGGGTCTCAAGCCTGGCCAGCGCCTCACTGTCAAGGGGAAAATTGCACCAAATGCCAAGAG ctttgtGATGAACCTGGGCAAGGATGCTACCCTCCTTGGACTCCACTTCAATCCCCGTTTTGATGCTCATGGTGATGTGAACACCATCGTGTGCAACTCAAAGAAGGTGGAAGAGTGgggtgcagagcacagggaggctGTCTTCCCTTTCCAGAAAGGGGGCACAGCAGAG ATAACTTTTGGTGTCAACCAAAATGATGTGACAGTCCACCTGCCAGGCCACCAGTTCACGTTCCCTAACCGGCTTAACCTCACTGTCTTTGACTACTTTGATACACAAGGGGACTTCACACTCCAGTCCCTCAGCTGGGAATAA